A section of the Solitalea canadensis DSM 3403 genome encodes:
- a CDS encoding RNA polymerase sigma factor: MFNQNSSSSEDSLLLNQIKGGNKAAFDSLYQKYWKQAFNSAYKRLNDSDRAQDVIQDVFTQLWIRREEIEIENIGAYLHIAVRNKVFNLIDKEERYTAMPDLIFQLENAVDRADAKLLHRELIEALEALIATLPLQQQTIFRLRHYEGLTTAEIASKLQISPKTVRNLLGRSLAKLRKSIFLILLFSFL, translated from the coding sequence TTTAATCAAAACTCAAGTTCTTCTGAAGATTCTTTACTTCTTAATCAAATAAAAGGTGGGAACAAAGCTGCTTTCGATTCTTTATATCAAAAATATTGGAAACAGGCTTTTAATAGTGCCTACAAACGTTTGAATGATTCGGATAGAGCTCAGGATGTCATTCAAGATGTTTTTACACAGTTGTGGATAAGAAGGGAAGAAATTGAAATTGAAAACATAGGAGCTTATTTGCACATTGCTGTGCGAAATAAGGTTTTTAATTTGATTGATAAGGAAGAACGGTATACAGCTATGCCGGATCTGATTTTTCAATTAGAAAATGCAGTTGACAGAGCCGACGCTAAACTGCTTCACAGAGAACTTATTGAGGCCCTTGAAGCATTAATTGCTACCTTACCTTTGCAACAACAAACAATATTTAGGCTACGACACTACGAAGGACTAACTACTGCTGAAATTGCGTCGAAACTTCAAATTTCACCCAAAACTGTCCGAAACCTATTGGGAAGATCACTCGCCAAACTGCGAAAATCTATCTTCCTTATCTTATTATTTTCCTTCCTCTGA